A DNA window from Sphingopyxis sp. CCNWLW2 contains the following coding sequences:
- a CDS encoding replication-associated recombination protein A, producing MAGDLFGEDVPAARQGGATGPVPLAERLRPRGLADVVGQEHLTGPEGAIGRMVAAGQLSSIILWGPPGTGKTTIARLLAEAVGMRFAPLSAVFSGVADLRQAFADAEKMAAAGKRTLLFVDEIHRFNRAQQDGFLPYVERGTVVLVGATTENPSFALNAALLSRAQVLVLNRLGEGALATLVERAEAEVGRSLPVTDDASAALISSADGDGRFLLNQVETLFATAIDTPLDPAELAQFLHRRMPVYDKDRDGHYNLISALHKALRGSDPQASLYWLARMLVAGEEPLYVLRRIVRFASEDIGLADPQALVQCLAAKDAYQFLGSPEGELAIVQACLYCATAPKSNAAYAAQKAAWAAARETGSLAPPANILNAPTKLMKDLGYGEGYSYDHDAPDGFSGDNYWPDGMAPAGFYRPVDRGFEKRIAERLAWWDERRRARS from the coding sequence ATGGCCGGGGACCTGTTCGGCGAAGACGTGCCCGCGGCCAGGCAGGGTGGTGCCACCGGCCCTGTCCCGCTCGCCGAACGGCTGCGCCCGCGCGGGCTCGCCGACGTCGTCGGGCAGGAGCATCTGACCGGACCCGAAGGCGCGATCGGCCGGATGGTCGCGGCGGGGCAATTGTCGTCGATCATCCTCTGGGGACCGCCGGGCACCGGCAAGACGACGATCGCGCGGCTGCTCGCCGAAGCCGTCGGTATGCGTTTCGCACCGCTGTCGGCGGTCTTCTCGGGCGTTGCCGACCTCCGGCAAGCCTTCGCCGATGCCGAGAAGATGGCGGCGGCGGGCAAGCGCACCTTGCTCTTTGTCGACGAGATCCATCGCTTCAATCGCGCGCAGCAGGACGGGTTCCTGCCCTATGTCGAGCGCGGCACGGTGGTGCTCGTCGGCGCGACGACCGAGAACCCGAGCTTCGCGCTCAACGCGGCGCTCCTGTCGCGGGCGCAGGTGTTGGTGCTGAACCGCTTGGGCGAAGGCGCGCTGGCGACGCTGGTTGAGCGCGCCGAGGCGGAGGTCGGGCGAAGCCTTCCCGTCACCGACGACGCCAGCGCGGCGCTGATCTCGAGCGCCGACGGCGATGGTCGCTTCCTGCTCAACCAGGTCGAAACGCTGTTCGCGACCGCGATCGACACCCCGCTCGACCCCGCCGAACTCGCGCAGTTCCTGCATCGCCGCATGCCCGTCTACGACAAGGATCGCGACGGCCATTATAACCTGATCTCGGCGCTGCATAAGGCGCTGCGCGGGTCGGACCCGCAGGCGTCGCTCTATTGGCTCGCGCGCATGCTGGTGGCGGGCGAGGAGCCGCTTTACGTCCTCCGCCGAATCGTCCGCTTCGCGAGCGAGGATATCGGCCTCGCCGACCCGCAGGCGCTCGTGCAATGCCTCGCCGCAAAGGATGCCTATCAGTTCCTCGGCTCGCCCGAAGGCGAACTCGCGATCGTGCAGGCGTGCCTCTATTGCGCGACCGCGCCCAAGTCGAACGCCGCCTATGCGGCACAGAAAGCGGCATGGGCGGCGGCACGCGAAACCGGCAGCCTCGCGCCGCCCGCCAATATCCTCAACGCCCCGACCAAGCTGATGAAAGACTTGGGTTACGGCGAGGGCTATAGCTACGACCATGATGCGCCCGACGGTTTCTCGGGCGACAATTATTGGCCCGACGGCATGGCGCCGGCCGGCTTCTATCGCCCCGTCGACCGCGGTTTCGAAAAGCGGATCGCCGAACGCCTCGCCTGGTGGGACGAACGGCGCCGCGCGAGGAGCTGA
- a CDS encoding MmcQ/YjbR family DNA-binding protein, with amino-acid sequence MALTFDSWDDVVAFACALPDVEMLSFYGTPCPKLNGKALASPGREPGSFAVMCKPDEKEILLETDPDTFWQTPHYEGWHALLVRFGSDDPDRVADVIRRAWWDSAKKAQRQAFGDRP; translated from the coding sequence ATGGCGCTGACATTCGACAGTTGGGACGATGTGGTCGCGTTCGCGTGCGCGCTTCCCGATGTCGAAATGCTTTCCTTTTATGGCACCCCCTGTCCGAAGCTTAACGGCAAGGCGCTCGCCTCGCCGGGGCGCGAGCCCGGCAGTTTTGCCGTGATGTGCAAGCCCGACGAAAAGGAAATCCTGCTTGAAACCGATCCCGACACCTTCTGGCAAACGCCACATTATGAAGGCTGGCACGCGCTGCTCGTCCGCTTCGGGTCGGACGATCCCGATCGCGTCGCCGATGTCATCCGCCGGGCCTGGTGGGATAGCGCCAAGAAAGCGCAGCGGCAGGCTTTCGGCGATCGCCCCTGA
- a CDS encoding GFA family protein, whose amino-acid sequence MSEQAPRASGQCHCGAIRYSMTTAVQHHALCHCSDCRRHSGAPLVGWALVGNDEIEIDGTAKIYASSEHGRRHFCADCGTGLFYSNEAIFPGQIDVQTATLDDPDLIPAQAQIQTAERIGWMEKLNDLPAFERYPPFE is encoded by the coding sequence ATGAGCGAGCAAGCCCCCCGTGCCAGCGGCCAATGTCATTGCGGCGCGATCCGTTATTCGATGACCACCGCGGTGCAGCATCATGCGCTGTGCCATTGCAGCGACTGCCGCCGTCATTCGGGTGCGCCGCTCGTCGGCTGGGCGCTCGTCGGAAACGATGAAATAGAGATCGACGGCACCGCGAAGATCTACGCCTCGTCCGAGCATGGCCGCCGCCATTTCTGCGCCGATTGCGGCACCGGGCTCTTCTATTCGAACGAGGCGATCTTTCCGGGCCAGATCGACGTGCAGACCGCAACGCTCGACGATCCCGACCTCATCCCCGCGCAGGCGCAGATCCAGACCGCCGAACGCATCGGCTGGATGGAAAAGCTGAACGACCTGCCCGCGTTCGAGCGCTACCCGCCCTTCGAATAA
- a CDS encoding serine hydrolase domain-containing protein, with amino-acid sequence MSSAGPGGIAPRKRSGRLSAIAPDLLRVLGAALLAGAVPAAAQAPKPNAELSRAWAAGYRAAFVCSSLWNGAGKPIEAIERDELTGIYPEIEADVRALKADVDAGAKRVSVRYRDDMPPRIAQWSGREGCVTLPIGAQPAAAPAVGRRLDLDARPWPTGDRAARLPVPKGESKFEQTATNIAGFGGRTSSLLIVKNGRIALERYWGGHDVHTAQRTFSVAKSMAATLIGHAVQQGSIDVTQLAMIAEWQLPGDARAAITTEQLMRMASGLTSDTAGNRSDAIYMGGASVRQWTTQWPLLNPPNTHYRYANNDTLLATLSLKAALQKAGTPLDPAAFFDRLGMTRTFVEHDKDGDYILSSQVWTTARDLARLGLLYQNDGMWQGERLLPADWRGFVTTPSGPQPDGAFGYGAGFWLLGKSDGIPADAFGGFGNRGQYVIVIPSRELVIVRQGYDDDKARLDIAKLVKAVVAADR; translated from the coding sequence ATGTCATCCGCCGGGCCTGGTGGGATAGCGCCAAGAAAGCGCAGCGGCAGGCTTTCGGCGATCGCCCCTGACCTGCTGCGCGTCCTCGGCGCCGCGCTGCTTGCCGGTGCCGTGCCCGCAGCGGCGCAGGCGCCGAAACCCAATGCCGAGCTGAGCCGCGCATGGGCGGCGGGCTATCGCGCGGCCTTCGTCTGTTCGTCGCTGTGGAACGGTGCGGGCAAGCCGATCGAGGCGATCGAACGCGACGAGCTTACGGGCATCTATCCCGAGATCGAGGCCGATGTCCGTGCGCTGAAGGCCGATGTCGACGCCGGCGCGAAGCGGGTGAGCGTTCGCTATCGCGACGATATGCCGCCGCGGATCGCGCAATGGAGCGGGCGCGAAGGCTGCGTCACGCTGCCGATCGGCGCGCAGCCGGCGGCGGCGCCCGCCGTCGGCCGTCGCCTCGACCTCGACGCCCGGCCGTGGCCGACCGGCGACAGGGCCGCGCGCCTGCCGGTCCCGAAGGGCGAGAGCAAGTTCGAGCAGACGGCAACGAACATCGCCGGGTTCGGCGGCCGCACCAGTTCGCTGCTGATCGTCAAGAACGGCCGGATCGCGCTTGAACGCTATTGGGGCGGGCACGATGTTCACACCGCGCAGCGCACCTTCTCGGTCGCCAAGTCGATGGCCGCGACCTTGATCGGCCATGCGGTGCAGCAAGGCTCGATCGACGTGACGCAGCTCGCGATGATCGCCGAATGGCAGTTGCCGGGCGACGCGCGCGCGGCGATCACCACCGAGCAGCTGATGCGCATGGCGAGCGGCCTCACCAGCGATACCGCGGGCAATCGCAGCGACGCCATCTATATGGGCGGCGCTTCGGTGCGTCAGTGGACGACGCAATGGCCGCTGCTCAATCCGCCGAACACGCATTATCGTTATGCCAACAATGACACATTGCTCGCGACATTGTCGCTGAAAGCCGCGCTGCAAAAGGCGGGGACACCGCTTGACCCCGCCGCCTTCTTCGACCGGCTCGGCATGACGCGCACCTTCGTCGAGCATGACAAGGATGGCGACTATATATTGTCGAGCCAGGTGTGGACCACCGCGCGCGACCTCGCGCGGCTCGGTCTCCTCTATCAGAACGACGGGATGTGGCAGGGCGAGCGCCTGCTCCCCGCCGACTGGCGCGGCTTCGTCACGACGCCCAGCGGGCCGCAGCCCGACGGCGCGTTCGGCTATGGTGCGGGCTTCTGGCTGCTGGGCAAGTCGGACGGCATCCCCGCCGACGCCTTTGGCGGCTTTGGCAACCGCGGCCAATATGTCATCGTCATCCCGTCGCGCGAACTGGTGATCGTGCGGCAGGGTTATGACGACGACAAGGCCCGGCTCGACATCGCAAAGCTCGTCAAGGCGGTCGTCGCCGCCGACCGCTGA